In Streptomyces sp. NBC_00483, a single window of DNA contains:
- a CDS encoding isopenicillin N synthase family dioxygenase, with the protein MTASPGAAPRIPTIDLLPWMSGDPKARAAIAATVDDALRTAGFLLVTGHGVDPGLRTRIRDAARGFFRMPAPVKEPYSVQVGGRGWLGPGAEANGYAEGTETPPDLKESLSFATATPFDDPAVRAEWSGENVFPSESPQLRALVETYLEQMRTLSDRLLELLAAALDEPADFFTRHTAHPTWGFNINWYPGTEVVGAPEPGQFRIGPHTDFGTVTVLDRQAGKGGLQVFTDDGGWEDAPYDPDAFTINIGDLMARWTGDRWRSGRHRVLPPPADAPAEELMSLVYFYECDPGTTVEPLPAPKGRVAYEPVDSHAYLRGKLDAITVG; encoded by the coding sequence ATGACCGCTTCCCCCGGCGCCGCGCCGCGCATTCCGACCATCGACCTGTTGCCGTGGATGTCCGGCGACCCGAAGGCCCGCGCCGCGATCGCCGCCACCGTGGACGACGCGCTGCGCACCGCCGGGTTCCTGCTGGTCACCGGGCACGGCGTCGACCCGGGGCTGCGCACCCGGATCCGGGACGCGGCCCGTGGGTTCTTCCGTATGCCGGCGCCGGTGAAGGAGCCGTACAGCGTGCAGGTCGGCGGACGCGGCTGGCTCGGCCCGGGCGCCGAGGCCAACGGCTACGCCGAGGGCACCGAGACGCCGCCCGACCTGAAGGAGTCGCTGTCCTTCGCCACGGCGACGCCCTTCGACGACCCGGCGGTGCGCGCCGAGTGGTCGGGCGAGAACGTCTTCCCTTCCGAGTCGCCGCAACTGCGCGCGCTCGTGGAGACGTACCTGGAGCAGATGCGGACGCTCTCCGACCGGCTGCTCGAACTCCTCGCGGCCGCCCTCGACGAGCCCGCCGACTTCTTCACCCGCCACACCGCGCACCCCACCTGGGGCTTCAACATCAACTGGTACCCGGGCACGGAGGTCGTCGGCGCCCCGGAGCCCGGCCAGTTCCGGATCGGCCCGCACACCGACTTCGGCACGGTGACAGTGCTCGACCGGCAGGCCGGGAAGGGCGGCCTCCAGGTGTTCACCGATGACGGGGGCTGGGAAGACGCCCCGTACGACCCGGACGCCTTCACGATCAATATCGGTGACCTGATGGCCCGCTGGACCGGCGACCGCTGGCGCTCCGGCCGGCACCGCGTCCTGCCGCCCCCTGCCGACGCGCCCGCCGAGGAGCTCATGTCGCTCGTCTACTTCTACGAGTGCGACCCCGGCACGACCGTGGAACCGCTGCCCGCCCCGAAGGGCCGCGTCGCGTACGAGCCGGTCGACTCGCACGCGTACCTGCGCGGAAAGCTGGACGCCATCACGGTGGGCTGA
- a CDS encoding PucR family transcriptional regulator yields the protein MSALTLREILHLDVVGGADPELLAGEGGLDRPVRWVHSSEVYEGAGFLDGGELLLTNGFAFLDADGGALRRYVRELTARGAVGLAVEVGRALERMPSEVVEAARELGFPLIALRRVVPFVRIAEAANRAIVTHGLAARPAVTLRGAGHSAALLADLADRQALNQPEVQARSVLAGFRPGPGERLVGVSVHGPAVAARAAVDRVAGRGALCAAFPGDVLALVAAPAGRDAVRGVLDAFRAAAAMGLTVAVGPAVAAGDGWLRWSDTLRTARMTLELALTVPAAEPALVEGPLVTSSRALALERELTRGGVEANRERLTRLVGDVLGPLLEWEAAHGSDLVHTLEVHLRHGCSPTRTAALLHIGRQSLYQRLERIESLLGAEVGDPELLGELLQAACAARVVGAGRAGQGVSERQILSDRTRAA from the coding sequence GTGTCCGCTCTCACACTCCGCGAGATCCTCCACCTCGACGTCGTCGGCGGCGCCGACCCTGAACTCCTCGCCGGGGAGGGCGGGTTGGACCGGCCCGTGCGCTGGGTGCATTCCAGCGAGGTGTACGAGGGCGCGGGCTTCCTGGACGGCGGGGAGCTGCTGCTGACGAACGGGTTCGCGTTCCTCGACGCCGACGGGGGCGCGCTGCGCCGCTACGTAAGGGAGTTGACGGCGCGCGGGGCGGTGGGCCTCGCCGTGGAGGTGGGCCGGGCCCTGGAACGTATGCCGTCCGAAGTGGTGGAGGCTGCGCGGGAGTTGGGTTTCCCGCTGATCGCATTGCGACGCGTCGTGCCGTTCGTGCGGATCGCGGAGGCGGCCAATCGGGCCATCGTCACCCACGGGCTCGCCGCCCGCCCCGCGGTGACGCTCCGGGGCGCCGGCCACTCGGCCGCGCTGCTCGCCGACCTGGCCGACCGGCAGGCGCTCAACCAGCCGGAGGTGCAGGCACGTTCGGTGCTCGCCGGGTTCCGGCCGGGGCCCGGGGAGCGGCTCGTCGGGGTCTCCGTGCACGGCCCGGCGGTGGCGGCCCGTGCGGCGGTCGACCGGGTGGCGGGGCGGGGCGCGCTGTGTGCCGCGTTCCCCGGTGATGTGCTCGCGCTGGTGGCGGCACCGGCCGGCCGTGACGCGGTGCGCGGCGTCCTCGACGCCTTCCGCGCCGCGGCCGCGATGGGGCTCACCGTGGCGGTCGGGCCCGCCGTCGCCGCGGGCGACGGGTGGCTGCGCTGGAGCGACACGCTGCGTACGGCCCGTATGACGCTGGAGCTGGCGCTGACCGTGCCGGCCGCCGAACCGGCGCTCGTCGAGGGGCCGTTGGTGACGTCCTCGCGGGCGCTCGCCCTGGAGCGGGAGCTGACCAGGGGCGGTGTGGAGGCCAACCGGGAGCGGCTGACGCGGCTCGTCGGCGACGTCCTCGGGCCGCTCCTGGAGTGGGAGGCCGCGCACGGCAGCGACCTCGTGCACACCCTTGAGGTGCATCTGCGGCACGGCTGCAGCCCCACGCGTACCGCCGCGCTCCTGCACATCGGACGGCAGTCCCTCTACCAGCGCCTGGAGCGCATCGAGTCGCTGCTCGGCGCCGAGGTCGGCGACCCGGAATTGCTCGGGGAGCTGCTCCAAGCGGCGTGCGCGGCCCGTGTCGTGGGGGCCGGGCGTGCCGGTCAGGGGGTCAGCGAGCGCCAGATCCTCTCCGACAGGACGCGCGCGGCCTGA
- a CDS encoding TetR/AcrR family transcriptional regulator, which translates to MSPKQLRGAETVDRLLDAALRVYADAGEQGITVSSLTRTGGASPGSLYHHFGSVDGLMQALLLRWLGRFLDELAAALERSRTPRTGIQAIVDSYLRFIREHPDASRLLHSSYADRLGMAHARQLRDAQEARLSPLTEWMRQHVESGAIAPLPGPLIEALVLGPVVGLARGWLAGTHETDLDQAARVLSERIWRSLTP; encoded by the coding sequence ATGAGCCCCAAGCAACTGCGCGGCGCGGAAACCGTCGACCGCCTCCTCGATGCCGCGCTGCGCGTCTACGCGGACGCCGGCGAGCAGGGCATCACCGTCAGCTCCCTGACGCGGACGGGCGGGGCGAGTCCGGGGAGCCTGTACCACCACTTCGGCAGCGTCGACGGGCTGATGCAGGCGCTGTTGCTGCGCTGGCTGGGCCGGTTCCTCGACGAACTCGCCGCGGCCCTCGAACGCTCCCGCACGCCGCGCACGGGGATCCAGGCGATCGTCGACTCGTATCTGCGCTTCATCCGCGAACACCCCGACGCCTCCCGCCTGTTGCACTCCTCGTACGCCGACCGGCTGGGGATGGCGCATGCCCGCCAGTTGCGCGACGCGCAGGAGGCCCGGCTCTCGCCGCTCACCGAGTGGATGCGGCAGCACGTCGAATCCGGCGCGATCGCCCCGCTGCCCGGGCCGCTCATCGAGGCCCTGGTGCTCGGCCCGGTCGTCGGCCTCGCGCGCGGCTGGCTCGCCGGGACGCACGAGACCGACCTCGATCAGGCCGCGCGCGTCCTGTCGGAGAGGATCTGGCGCTCGCTGACCCCCTGA
- a CDS encoding quinone oxidoreductase family protein, with translation MRAVRFEEYGGPEVLRVAEDVAVPEPGPGRVSIDVAYAGVNFADLKARAEGYRVDALPYSPGLEVSGRVRALGAGVEGLAVGQEVAALTTSGGYAEVAVADAVTTFPLPDGLSLRTAATLPTVLPTAYALLHSVGRLRSGETVLVQGAAGGVGTVAGQLARTAGAGRVIGVVSSEAKAAYAKGYGYDHVVLADEFGAAVRELTGGRGVDLALDPVGGETLRETREALAVFGRLVSFGNASSAPAWQVGQPELYPTGLSVAGFSILGLARTAPTELRSLAERAFAVPGLELPVTAEFPLTEAPEAHRLMGSRTSTGKLLLRVG, from the coding sequence ATGCGAGCGGTGCGGTTCGAGGAGTACGGCGGGCCCGAGGTCCTGCGGGTGGCGGAGGACGTGGCGGTGCCGGAGCCCGGGCCCGGCCGGGTGAGCATCGATGTCGCGTACGCCGGGGTGAACTTCGCCGACCTCAAGGCCCGCGCGGAGGGCTACCGGGTGGACGCGCTGCCGTACTCCCCCGGCCTGGAGGTCTCCGGCCGCGTACGCGCCCTGGGGGCGGGGGTCGAGGGGCTCGCGGTCGGCCAGGAGGTCGCCGCGCTCACCACCTCCGGCGGCTACGCGGAGGTGGCCGTCGCCGACGCCGTCACCACCTTCCCGCTCCCCGACGGCCTGTCGCTGCGCACGGCCGCGACGCTGCCGACCGTGCTGCCGACGGCGTACGCGCTGCTGCACTCGGTGGGGCGGCTGCGCTCCGGCGAGACCGTTCTCGTGCAGGGTGCGGCGGGCGGAGTCGGCACGGTGGCCGGGCAGTTGGCGCGGACGGCGGGCGCGGGGCGGGTGATCGGCGTCGTGTCGAGCGAGGCGAAGGCCGCGTACGCGAAGGGGTACGGGTACGACCACGTGGTCCTGGCCGATGAATTCGGCGCGGCGGTACGGGAGTTGACGGGCGGGCGCGGGGTCGATCTGGCACTGGACCCGGTGGGCGGCGAGACGCTCCGGGAGACGCGGGAGGCGCTCGCGGTGTTCGGGCGGCTCGTGTCCTTCGGCAACGCGTCGTCCGCGCCCGCGTGGCAGGTCGGTCAGCCCGAGCTGTACCCGACGGGCCTCTCCGTGGCCGGCTTCTCCATCCTCGGCCTCGCCCGGACCGCCCCCACCGAACTGCGGTCACTCGCCGAACGCGCCTTCGCGGTACCGGGGCTCGAACTCCCGGTGACAGCGGAATTCCCCCTCACGGAGGCGCCGGAGGCCCACCGCCTGATGGGTTCCCGCACCAGCACGGGCAAGCTGCTGCTGCGGGTGGGCTGA
- a CDS encoding purine-cytosine permease family protein has translation MTTAPGTTPTSTSPSPPAYGDKIVAVETAGAEPIPDAERHGGPRQLLWTWASPNIEFATVYIGVISVLFFGLSFWQAAAALLLGTALGALTQGILSLDGPRFGVPQMAIGRLAFGFRGNALPAGVNALVAGVGWFAVNSVSAAFALNTLTGLRPPPSLLVVVAAEIVIGFIGHNFVHTFERYAFPVLAVVFLVAGVWTFGEADLSAAGGGGGIGGFLLAFSSAWGYAAGWNPNASDYSRYLPRTANRFRTVLYPALGMFLSVSVVALTGAASATIAAPADATPTAAFTGHLPSWLGHLVLVAIILGAISANALNIYSSSMSITSIGLRLPRWLGRSTLVVLTGLAGTAAAWSSLSDAGHAYEAFLLVIAYWIGPWLGVVLTERWRSRRAPGADLAGRLGNPGFSNWPGFAALLAGIAVSVPLFSNQEQYAGWAARHWPSLGDVTCLVGFVVSAVVYATTCRVFAARRTV, from the coding sequence ATGACGACCGCCCCGGGCACCACTCCCACCAGCACGTCCCCATCGCCTCCCGCCTACGGCGACAAGATCGTCGCCGTGGAGACGGCCGGGGCGGAGCCGATCCCCGACGCCGAACGGCACGGCGGTCCACGGCAGCTGCTGTGGACCTGGGCCTCGCCGAACATCGAGTTCGCGACGGTCTACATCGGCGTGATCTCCGTACTCTTCTTCGGCCTCAGCTTCTGGCAGGCGGCCGCGGCCCTGCTCCTCGGCACCGCGCTCGGCGCGCTGACGCAGGGGATCCTGTCGCTGGACGGACCACGGTTCGGCGTGCCGCAGATGGCGATCGGGCGCCTCGCCTTCGGCTTCCGCGGCAACGCGCTGCCCGCGGGGGTCAACGCCCTGGTGGCGGGCGTCGGTTGGTTCGCCGTGAACAGTGTGAGCGCCGCGTTCGCCCTGAACACGCTGACCGGTCTGCGGCCGCCGCCCTCGCTGCTCGTGGTCGTCGCCGCCGAGATCGTCATCGGCTTCATCGGCCACAACTTCGTGCACACCTTCGAGCGGTACGCGTTCCCGGTGCTCGCCGTCGTCTTCCTCGTGGCGGGCGTCTGGACGTTCGGCGAGGCGGACCTGTCGGCGGCCGGTGGCGGGGGCGGCATCGGCGGCTTCCTGCTCGCGTTCAGCTCGGCGTGGGGGTACGCGGCGGGCTGGAACCCGAACGCTTCGGACTACTCGCGCTATCTGCCGCGCACCGCGAACCGCTTCCGTACGGTGCTGTACCCGGCGCTCGGCATGTTCCTGTCCGTCTCGGTCGTGGCACTGACCGGCGCGGCGTCGGCGACGATCGCCGCGCCGGCGGACGCGACGCCCACGGCCGCGTTCACCGGCCATCTCCCGTCCTGGCTCGGCCACTTGGTGCTCGTGGCGATCATCCTGGGCGCGATCTCGGCGAACGCCCTCAACATCTACTCGTCCTCCATGTCGATCACCTCCATCGGCCTGCGGCTGCCGCGGTGGCTCGGCCGCAGCACGCTGGTCGTCCTGACGGGTCTCGCGGGCACGGCAGCGGCGTGGTCCTCGCTCTCCGACGCGGGGCACGCGTACGAGGCGTTCCTGCTGGTGATCGCGTACTGGATCGGCCCATGGCTGGGCGTGGTGCTCACGGAGCGGTGGCGCTCGCGACGCGCACCCGGGGCCGACCTCGCCGGCCGCCTCGGCAACCCCGGATTCTCCAACTGGCCGGGCTTCGCAGCCCTGTTGGCGGGCATCGCGGTCTCCGTCCCGCTCTTCTCGAACCAGGAGCAGTACGCGGGGTGGGCGGCGCGGCACTGGCCCTCGCTCGGCGACGTGACGTGTCTGGTCGGCTTCGTGGTGAGCGCGGTGGTGTACGCGACCACTTGCCGAGTGTTCGCCGCGCGTCGTACAGTCTGA
- a CDS encoding nucleoside deaminase, whose translation MDLDLARTWLATAVEEARAGLAEGGIPIGGALYSADGKLLGRGHNRRVQDADPSSHGETDAFRNAGRQRTYKGTTMVTTLSPCWYCSGLVRQFGISRVVVGEARTFHGGHDWLAEHGVEIVLLDDPECVAMMEDFIAAKPQLWNEDIGE comes from the coding sequence ATGGATCTCGATCTCGCCCGCACCTGGCTCGCCACCGCCGTGGAGGAGGCGAGGGCCGGCCTCGCGGAGGGCGGCATCCCGATCGGCGGCGCCCTGTACTCCGCCGACGGCAAGCTCCTCGGCCGCGGCCACAACCGGCGCGTGCAGGACGCCGACCCGTCCTCGCACGGGGAGACCGACGCGTTCCGCAACGCCGGGCGGCAGCGCACGTACAAGGGCACCACGATGGTGACCACGCTCAGCCCCTGCTGGTACTGCTCGGGTCTGGTGCGGCAGTTCGGGATCTCGCGCGTGGTGGTCGGTGAGGCGCGCACCTTCCACGGCGGGCACGACTGGCTCGCCGAGCACGGCGTCGAGATCGTGCTGCTCGACGACCCCGAGTGCGTCGCCATGATGGAGGACTTCATCGCGGCGAAGCCGCAGCTGTGGAACGAGGACATCGGCGAATGA
- a CDS encoding menaquinone biosynthesis decarboxylase, producing MAYDDLRSLLRALEREGDLKRIKAEVDPYLEVGEIVDRVNKAGGPALLFENVKGASMPLAMNVYGTDRRLLKALGLKSYDDISDKIGGLLKPELPQGFVGIREAFGKLGAMTHVPPKKVKSDAAPVQEVVLQGEDVDLDKLPALFTWPEDGGSFFNLGLTHTKDPETGIRNLGLYRLQRHDKRTIGMHWQIHKDSRNHYQVAAKRGEKLPVAIAFGCPPAVTYASTAPLPGDMDEYMLAGFIQGKRVEMVDCKTVPLQVPANAEVVIEGWLEPGEMLPEGPFGDHTGFYTPQEPFPALKIDCVTMRKRPLIQSIVVGRPPTEDGPLGRATERFFLPLLKVIVPDIVDYHLPESGGFHNCAIVSIDKKYPKHAQKVMSAIWGAHMMSLTKLIVVVDSDCDVHDLHEVSWRALGNTDYARDLTVAEGPVDHLDHASYQQFWGGKAGIDATKKWPEEGYTRDGGWPEMVVSDPRTAALVDRRWKEYGLS from the coding sequence ATGGCTTACGACGATCTTCGCTCCCTGCTCAGGGCTCTGGAGCGCGAGGGCGACCTGAAGCGCATCAAGGCCGAGGTCGACCCGTACTTGGAGGTCGGTGAGATCGTCGACCGGGTGAACAAGGCCGGCGGCCCCGCCCTCCTCTTCGAGAACGTGAAGGGCGCGTCGATGCCCCTCGCGATGAACGTGTACGGCACCGACCGGCGCCTCCTCAAGGCACTCGGCCTCAAGTCGTACGACGACATCAGCGACAAGATCGGCGGCCTGCTGAAGCCGGAGCTGCCGCAGGGCTTCGTCGGCATCCGCGAGGCGTTCGGCAAGCTCGGCGCGATGACGCACGTACCGCCGAAGAAGGTGAAGTCGGACGCGGCCCCCGTCCAGGAGGTCGTGCTGCAGGGCGAGGACGTCGACCTCGACAAGCTGCCGGCGCTGTTCACCTGGCCGGAGGACGGCGGCTCCTTCTTCAACCTGGGGCTCACCCACACCAAGGACCCCGAGACGGGCATCCGCAACCTCGGGCTCTACCGCCTGCAGCGCCACGACAAGCGCACCATCGGCATGCACTGGCAGATCCACAAGGACAGCCGGAACCACTACCAGGTGGCCGCCAAGCGGGGCGAGAAGCTGCCCGTCGCCATCGCCTTCGGCTGCCCGCCGGCGGTCACGTACGCGTCGACGGCGCCGCTGCCCGGCGACATGGACGAGTACATGCTGGCCGGGTTCATCCAGGGCAAGCGCGTCGAGATGGTCGACTGCAAGACGGTGCCGCTGCAGGTCCCGGCCAACGCCGAGGTCGTCATCGAGGGCTGGCTGGAGCCGGGCGAGATGCTCCCGGAGGGCCCCTTCGGGGACCACACCGGCTTCTACACGCCGCAGGAGCCGTTCCCGGCGCTGAAGATCGACTGCGTGACGATGCGCAAGCGCCCGCTGATTCAGTCGATCGTGGTCGGGCGCCCGCCGACGGAGGACGGTCCGCTGGGCCGCGCCACGGAGCGCTTCTTCCTGCCGCTGCTCAAGGTGATCGTCCCGGACATCGTGGACTACCACCTGCCGGAGTCCGGCGGCTTCCACAACTGCGCGATCGTCTCGATCGACAAGAAGTACCCGAAGCACGCCCAGAAGGTCATGTCCGCGATCTGGGGCGCGCACATGATGTCGCTGACGAAGCTCATCGTCGTCGTCGACTCCGATTGCGACGTCCACGATCTTCATGAAGTCTCGTGGCGCGCGCTCGGGAACACGGACTACGCCCGTGACCTGACCGTGGCCGAGGGGCCGGTCGACCACCTCGACCACGCCTCGTACCAGCAGTTCTGGGGCGGCAAGGCGGGCATCGACGCGACGAAGAAGTGGCCCGAGGAGGGCTACACGAGGGACGGAGGCTGGCCCGAGATGGTCGTCTCCGACCCCCGTACGGCGGCCCTCGTGGACCGTCGTTGGAAGGAGTACGGACTCTCGTGA
- the mqnP gene encoding menaquinone biosynthesis prenyltransferase MqnP, translated as MTSASAAIPQQPGRTKAFLRLVMIEHSVFALPFAYIAALTAMFQLDENIHWGRLLLVTICMVGLRTFAMAANRIIDREIDARNPRTAHRELVTGAVSVKSAWTGALIALVVFLASAALLNPLCLALAPIAVIPMVVYPYGKRFTNFPQAILGLAQAMGPIGAWIAITGEWSWTAVILGLAVGIWIGGFDLIYACQDVETDREVGVKSVPARFGIPGAIWGARVCHTLTTALFVWYALATDAGTFFWVGLVIVAGAFLYEHSIVKPHDLSRLNRAFFQVNGFIGIALFVCALLDLLVRGLTV; from the coding sequence GTGACCAGCGCTTCAGCAGCAATCCCGCAGCAGCCGGGACGGACCAAGGCGTTTCTGCGCCTGGTCATGATCGAGCACTCGGTCTTCGCGCTGCCCTTCGCCTACATCGCGGCCCTCACGGCGATGTTCCAGCTGGACGAGAACATCCACTGGGGCCGACTCCTCCTGGTCACCATCTGCATGGTGGGCCTGCGGACGTTCGCGATGGCGGCGAACCGGATCATCGACCGCGAGATCGACGCCCGCAACCCGCGCACCGCGCACCGCGAACTGGTGACGGGCGCGGTGTCGGTGAAGTCGGCCTGGACCGGCGCGCTGATCGCCCTGGTCGTCTTCCTGGCCTCGGCGGCGCTCCTGAACCCGCTCTGCCTGGCGCTCGCGCCCATCGCGGTGATCCCGATGGTGGTCTACCCGTACGGCAAGCGGTTCACGAACTTCCCGCAGGCGATCCTGGGCCTCGCCCAGGCGATGGGCCCGATCGGCGCGTGGATCGCGATCACGGGCGAGTGGTCCTGGACGGCCGTCATCCTCGGTCTCGCGGTCGGCATCTGGATCGGCGGCTTCGACCTCATCTACGCCTGCCAGGACGTGGAGACGGACCGCGAGGTCGGCGTGAAGTCGGTCCCGGCGCGCTTCGGCATCCCCGGCGCGATCTGGGGCGCGCGCGTCTGCCACACCCTCACGACGGCCCTGTTCGTCTGGTACGCCCTGGCCACCGACGCGGGCACCTTCTTCTGGGTCGGCCTCGTGATCGTCGCAGGCGCGTTCCTCTACGAGCACTCGATCGTGAAGCCCCACGACCTGTCCCGCCTGAACCGGGCGTTCTTCCAGGTCAACGGCTTCATCGGCATCGCACTCTTCGTGTGCGCCCTGCTCGACCTGCTGGTGCGGGGGCTGACGGTCTAG
- a CDS encoding rhomboid family intramembrane serine protease, with protein MTYDDGSGRAAVLRRPRRERALTAGKVMVAWVALLWLLEVVDAASGGALDTFGIQPREPSELIDVVPASFIHFGFAHVAANSIPLLVLGFVAALGGLRRFFLACALIVVADGLGVWLVAPSHTNTAGASGLIFGLFAFVVLSGFVERRPLGIIVGVLIAAYWGTSFLAGLSPTNDGVSWQGHLIGLTAGVAAAFLFRRRPSAQQGPS; from the coding sequence ATGACGTACGACGACGGATCGGGCCGGGCGGCGGTCCTGCGGCGGCCGAGGCGTGAGCGGGCACTGACGGCGGGCAAGGTGATGGTCGCCTGGGTGGCCCTGCTCTGGCTCCTCGAAGTGGTCGACGCGGCGTCGGGCGGCGCTCTGGACACCTTCGGCATTCAGCCGCGCGAGCCTTCCGAGTTGATCGACGTCGTCCCGGCGTCCTTCATCCACTTCGGCTTCGCCCATGTCGCGGCGAATTCGATACCCCTGCTGGTCCTCGGATTCGTCGCGGCGCTCGGCGGGCTGCGCCGCTTCTTCCTGGCCTGCGCCCTGATCGTCGTCGCGGACGGCCTCGGGGTGTGGCTGGTGGCCCCGTCCCACACGAACACGGCGGGCGCATCGGGCCTGATATTCGGCCTGTTCGCCTTCGTCGTCCTGTCCGGCTTCGTGGAGCGCCGCCCGCTCGGCATCATCGTCGGCGTCCTCATAGCCGCGTACTGGGGCACGTCGTTCCTGGCGGGCCTCTCCCCCACGAACGACGGGGTGAGCTGGCAGGGCCACCTGATCGGGCTGACCGCTGGTGTGGCGGCGGCGTTCCTGTTCCGCCGCCGCCCATCGGCCCAGCAGGGCCCGTCCTAG